The stretch of DNA GGTTGAATAGAGCCGTGAAAAAGCCAGCGCTGCCCGCCAAAACGCATTTCGCCAATTACCAACACCAACCCCAACAAGAAGATAGTAACTGCCATAATGGGGATGGAAAATCGCCGCCAGGTATGGTATTCCACCCGGGCCAGGATAATCATAACCAGCAAACCCAGGCCCATCCACAAAAGCTGCCGGATAAAATAATAGGTCGGCTGGCCGTGCAGTTGATAACCCAGGGCAAAGGTGGCGCTGTAAATCATCATCAGGCCGACGATCAGCAGCGCGGCCACATTGATTATGAGCAAATAGTCATATTTGTGCTGATCTTCTGTTTTTGATTGGCCCATCAGATCCAAAAACCTTTATAACGGCGCATAACTTACCCGTACTCCCCGGCCCTACAACTGCTCTACAAATTCTTTAAACTTCTCGCCCCGTTCCGCAAAGTTGGCAAAAGCGTCAAAGCTGGCGCAACCGGGCGAAAGCAAAACCACCTCACCGGGCCGGGCCACCTGCGCCGACAGGTGGACCGCCTCTTCCAGGTTTACACAACGGTGCAAGGCCGGATTGGCCAGGCTTGCCGCCGGGCAATTTTCGTCAATGGCCCGGGCAATAATCTCCGTGGCTTCGCCAAAGAGAATGATGTGCCGGGTTTTGCCCAGCATCACCCGCGCCGCATCTGCCCACGGCAAATGTTTGTCCCGCCCCCCGGCCAGCAATACAATTGGCTCGTCAAAAGAGCGCAAGGCGGCAATTAATCGTTCCGGGGTGGTGGCAATGCTATCATTATAGTAACTCACTCCGTTCCGTACCCGCACCATTTGCAGCCGGTGTTCAACCCCGGTAAAGGTGGCGGCCACCCGACCCATAACTTCTACTGAAACTCCGGCTTCTCCGGCAATCAGGCAGGCGGCCAGAATGTTGCTCAAGTTGTGGCTGCCGCGCAGTTTTATCTGCTGCCGGTTCACTACCGGCTGCGCCACGCCGGCCTGGTCAAGCAACACTACCGTATCGCCTGATAAACCCGCCCCGCCAGGCAGCAGGGCTTCCAGGCTGAACCAGCGGGTTCTGGAGCCAAGTTGACGGCCAATGGTTCGGGTCAGATCGTTATCCAAACTCATGATAGCCCGCCCGTCCGGCCTCTGGTAATCAACAATGGCTCGTTTGGCCTGGATGTAATCCTTCATCGAAGGATGCCGATCCAGGTGGTTGGGCGTGATGTTAAGGACGGCCCCAAGAGGCGGGCTCCAGGGAGCCAGCAACGCCGCCAGAACCTGCCGTTGAACGCCAGCGACAACCTTAAGGTCAACCGTTTCATTGAGCTTGCCGTGAAAATATTCCAATTGAAAACTGCTCAACTCCATAACCACCGCATCGCCCGGCTGAATCTGATCCACAACGGTGATTAAAGGCTGGCCAATGTTGCCCCCAACCCAGGTTT from Anaerolineae bacterium encodes:
- the murD gene encoding UDP-N-acetylmuramoyl-L-alanine--D-glutamate ligase produces the protein MTDIGALSGLRALVVGLGREGTALALYLAGHGLAVTATDQQPAQKLNAILPSLQEVGVSLTLGEHPVSLLDEVDLLFVSPGVPPELPFLQEARRRKIPFSAESRLFCHLCPAPIIAITGSSGKTTTTTLVGHILAAAGRKTWVGGNIGQPLITVVDQIQPGDAVVMELSSFQLEYFHGKLNETVDLKVVAGVQRQVLAALLAPWSPPLGAVLNITPNHLDRHPSMKDYIQAKRAIVDYQRPDGRAIMSLDNDLTRTIGRQLGSRTRWFSLEALLPGGAGLSGDTVVLLDQAGVAQPVVNRQQIKLRGSHNLSNILAACLIAGEAGVSVEVMGRVAATFTGVEHRLQMVRVRNGVSYYNDSIATTPERLIAALRSFDEPIVLLAGGRDKHLPWADAARVMLGKTRHIILFGEATEIIARAIDENCPAASLANPALHRCVNLEEAVHLSAQVARPGEVVLLSPGCASFDAFANFAERGEKFKEFVEQL